One window from the genome of Amycolatopsis sp. NBC_01480 encodes:
- the rpmF gene encoding 50S ribosomal protein L32, which produces MAVPKRKMSRSNTRSRRSQWKAAPVQLVPCSNRACRQPKLQHIACPACGQHNGRQVVEPA; this is translated from the coding sequence GTGGCCGTCCCGAAGCGGAAGATGTCGCGATCCAACACGCGCTCCCGCCGCAGCCAGTGGAAGGCGGCTCCGGTTCAGCTGGTGCCCTGCTCCAACCGCGCCTGCCGCCAGCCCAAGCTCCAGCACATCGCGTGCCCGGCGTGCGGCCAGCACAACGGCCGCCAGGTCGTCGAGCCCGCCTGA
- the rnc gene encoding ribonuclease III yields MGGKSAGGAPADPAALLDALGVVLDPELLRLSLTHRSYAYENGGLPPNERLEFLGDAVLGLVVTDHLYTTHPDLPEGQLAKLRASVVNMHALAGVSRALGEGGLGAHLLLGKGEELTGGRDKASILADGLEAVIGAVYLAHGIEIARKLVHHLFDGLLAEAPLRGAGLDWKTSLQELTASAGLGVPEYRVEDTGPDHRKEFTATVLIGGRPLGHGSGTTKKEAEQKAAETAWRALSDELGTEETSTDGKDQPETEG; encoded by the coding sequence ATGGGGGGCAAGTCAGCTGGTGGCGCACCGGCGGATCCCGCAGCCTTACTCGACGCGCTCGGGGTCGTTCTCGACCCCGAGCTGCTTCGGCTGTCCTTGACTCATCGCTCGTACGCGTACGAAAACGGCGGCCTGCCGCCGAACGAGCGGCTGGAGTTCCTCGGCGACGCGGTGCTGGGGCTGGTCGTCACCGACCACCTCTACACCACGCACCCCGATCTGCCCGAGGGTCAGCTCGCGAAGCTGCGGGCCAGTGTGGTCAACATGCACGCGCTGGCCGGAGTCTCGCGCGCGCTCGGTGAAGGTGGGCTCGGCGCGCACCTGCTGCTGGGCAAGGGCGAGGAACTGACCGGTGGCCGCGACAAGGCGAGCATCCTCGCCGACGGCCTCGAGGCCGTGATCGGCGCGGTGTACCTGGCGCACGGGATCGAGATCGCCCGCAAGCTGGTGCACCACCTGTTCGACGGCCTGCTCGCCGAGGCCCCGCTGCGTGGCGCGGGCCTCGACTGGAAGACCAGCCTGCAGGAGCTCACGGCGTCGGCCGGTCTCGGCGTGCCCGAGTACCGCGTCGAGGACACCGGTCCGGACCACCGCAAGGAGTTCACGGCCACGGTGCTCATCGGCGGCCGTCCGCTGGGCCACGGCTCCGGCACCACGAAGAAGGAAGCCGAGCAGAAGGCCGCCGAGACGGCCTGGCGCGCGCTTTCCGACGAGCTGGGCACCGAAGAAACCAGTACCGACGGCAAGGACCAGCCCGAGACCGAGGGCTGA
- a CDS encoding oxidoreductase, whose protein sequence is MGEESGLRGKRVLVTGGTRGIGLAVVQQFAEAGATVVASARTEAELPEGVRFVATDARDPDDLIRLAREAERLLGGVDVLVDNVGTSKGHLEGPLSVGDGDWLAMLETNLLSAVRLDRELVPGMIERGSGVVVHVTSTVNRFPQAVGVDYAASKAALSTYSKTLASAIAGQGVRVNRVSPGLTRTPLVESGIEGFAKKLGIDYETAMAGFVETIGGIPLGRLGEPAEIAAMVVFLASDQASYITGSELIVDGGQLRVV, encoded by the coding sequence ATGGGTGAGGAAAGCGGACTGCGCGGCAAACGCGTGCTGGTGACGGGCGGGACCCGCGGGATCGGCCTGGCGGTGGTGCAGCAGTTCGCCGAGGCGGGCGCGACCGTCGTGGCCAGCGCGCGCACGGAGGCCGAGCTGCCCGAGGGCGTCCGGTTCGTCGCGACCGACGCCCGCGACCCCGACGACCTGATCCGCCTGGCGCGGGAGGCGGAGCGGCTGCTCGGCGGCGTCGACGTGCTGGTCGACAACGTCGGCACGAGCAAGGGCCACCTTGAAGGCCCGCTGTCGGTCGGCGACGGCGATTGGCTGGCCATGCTCGAAACGAACCTGCTCAGCGCGGTCCGGCTGGACCGCGAGCTGGTGCCGGGCATGATCGAACGCGGTTCGGGGGTGGTGGTGCACGTGACGTCCACGGTGAACCGGTTCCCGCAGGCCGTCGGCGTGGACTACGCGGCTTCGAAGGCGGCGCTCTCGACGTACAGCAAGACCCTGGCTTCGGCGATCGCGGGCCAGGGCGTGCGGGTCAACCGCGTCTCCCCCGGCTTGACCCGCACGCCGCTGGTCGAATCGGGGATCGAAGGCTTCGCCAAGAAGCTGGGCATCGACTACGAAACGGCGATGGCCGGTTTCGTCGAGACCATCGGCGGCATCCCCCTCGGCCGCCTGGGCGAGCCGGCCGAGATCGCCGCGATGGTGGTCTTCCTCGCCTCGGACCAGGCGAGCTACATCACCGGCAGCGAATTGATCGTGGACGGCGGCCAGCTGCGGGTGGTCTGA
- the mutM gene encoding bifunctional DNA-formamidopyrimidine glycosylase/DNA-(apurinic or apyrimidinic site) lyase — MPELPEVEVVRAGLEAHVAGRTVSKVEVLHPRAIRRHVLGAEDFTGRLAGVRIDAARRRGKYLWLELSGGEAVLAHLGMSGQMLVQPEGAPDEKHLRVRVRFADDGPELRFVDQRTFGGLALDELVTTDGEQLPGTIAHIARDPMDPKFDAAAAVRALRSRRTEVKRALLDQTLVSGVGNIYADEALWRSKLHWARPAEKLTAAQGRALVTAATEVMDSSLQAGGTSFDALYVNVNGQSGYFARSLDAYGQEGLPCRRCGTAIRREPFMNRSSYSCPRCQPRPRSSR; from the coding sequence ATGCCCGAACTACCCGAGGTGGAGGTCGTCCGCGCCGGCCTGGAAGCCCATGTCGCCGGCCGCACCGTGAGCAAGGTCGAAGTCCTGCACCCGCGCGCCATCCGGCGGCATGTGCTGGGGGCCGAGGACTTCACCGGCCGGCTCGCCGGGGTGCGGATCGACGCCGCCCGCCGCCGGGGGAAATACCTGTGGCTGGAGCTTTCCGGCGGTGAGGCGGTGCTGGCGCACCTCGGCATGAGTGGCCAGATGCTGGTGCAGCCCGAGGGCGCGCCGGACGAGAAGCACCTGCGCGTGCGCGTCCGGTTCGCCGACGACGGGCCGGAATTGCGGTTCGTCGACCAGCGCACGTTCGGCGGGCTGGCGCTCGACGAACTGGTGACCACCGACGGCGAGCAGCTGCCCGGCACCATCGCGCACATCGCGCGCGACCCGATGGACCCGAAGTTCGACGCGGCCGCGGCCGTGCGGGCGCTGCGCTCGCGGCGCACGGAGGTCAAGCGCGCGTTGCTGGACCAGACCTTGGTGTCCGGCGTCGGCAACATCTACGCCGACGAGGCGCTGTGGCGTTCGAAGCTGCACTGGGCCCGGCCGGCCGAGAAGCTGACCGCCGCGCAGGGCCGCGCCCTCGTCACCGCCGCCACCGAGGTGATGGACTCCTCGTTGCAAGCGGGTGGCACGTCGTTCGATGCGTTGTACGTCAACGTGAACGGGCAATCGGGCTACTTCGCGCGCTCCCTCGACGCGTACGGCCAGGAAGGACTACCGTGCCGCCGTTGTGGCACGGCGATCCGGCGGGAGCCGTTCATGAACCGCTCGTCCTACTCCTGCCCGCGCTGCCAGCCGCGGCCGCGCAGCTCGCGTTGA
- a CDS encoding helix-turn-helix domain-containing protein, whose protein sequence is MVATESGKTSLSGKIDQLFHVVRRPDREQYSHEEVARACREATGESFSTTYLWQLRTGRRDNPTKRHLEALAQFFGVPPAYFFDDEQSVKIAEELALLGALRDAGVRDVALRAVTLSSDGLDTISDMIDAIARREAGRGGAQKEG, encoded by the coding sequence ATGGTGGCCACGGAGTCCGGCAAGACTTCGCTTTCGGGCAAGATCGACCAGCTGTTCCACGTGGTGCGCCGGCCCGACCGTGAGCAGTACAGCCACGAGGAGGTCGCGCGCGCCTGCCGCGAGGCGACCGGGGAGAGCTTCTCCACCACGTACCTCTGGCAGCTGCGCACGGGGCGTCGCGACAATCCCACGAAGCGTCATCTCGAGGCTCTCGCTCAGTTCTTCGGCGTTCCTCCGGCATACTTCTTCGACGACGAGCAGAGTGTGAAAATCGCCGAGGAGCTGGCCCTGCTCGGCGCGCTGCGCGACGCGGGGGTCCGTGATGTGGCCTTGCGCGCGGTCACGCTCTCGTCGGATGGGCTCGACACGATCAGCGACATGATCGACGCGATCGCGCGGAGGGAGGCCGGCCGCGGCGGCGCGCAGAAGGAGGGCTGA